In the Aliarcobacter cryaerophilus genome, one interval contains:
- a CDS encoding di-heme oxidoredictase family protein: MKSIKKIIFLKSLTAIFCIGLFAFNLDDNYISNEKHSKLLLKPIDGLNNEQTDIFMLGRSFFNIPWVKAPSVTTARDGLGPLFNANSCISCHPKNGRGELFTKDNLTSRALIARLSIKSDDSFQHRDILKKKGFIPEPVYGEQLAINGNLKVPFEGNIKIDFEDFEVKFPDGETVILQKPKYSLENLNYGELKENSVISYRLAQSLNGMALIDLIDEKEILKNQDIDDKNGDGISGKANFVYSPISKKYELGRYTHKASVAKLKEQVAFAASNDIGLTTTIEPNKKCTSFQKECLEASKAKEIIDLPDERLEAITYYLRNLKTYSANKNRNEYKEGFAIFEAINCSKCHISSFTTKLGFEISPFSDFLLHDMGEDLADGRVEFEANEKEWRTAPLWGISLHEKITKNRPRLLHDGRARNFEEAILWHGGEAKQSRESYMNLDKNQREKLIKFLEEL, encoded by the coding sequence ATGAAATCTATAAAAAAGATTATATTTTTAAAAAGCCTTACTGCAATATTTTGCATAGGGCTTTTTGCATTTAATCTTGATGATAATTATATATCAAATGAAAAACATAGTAAGCTACTTTTAAAACCAATTGATGGTTTAAATAATGAACAAACTGATATTTTTATGTTAGGAAGAAGCTTTTTTAATATTCCTTGGGTAAAAGCACCTAGTGTTACAACTGCACGAGATGGATTAGGACCACTTTTTAATGCAAATAGTTGTATCTCTTGTCACCCAAAAAATGGTCGTGGAGAACTTTTTACTAAAGATAATTTAACTTCAAGAGCTTTAATTGCAAGATTGTCAATAAAATCAGATGATAGTTTTCAGCACAGAGATATTTTAAAGAAAAAAGGATTTATTCCAGAGCCTGTTTATGGAGAACAATTAGCTATTAATGGTAATTTGAAAGTTCCTTTTGAAGGAAATATCAAAATAGATTTTGAAGATTTTGAAGTTAAATTCCCAGATGGTGAAACAGTGATTTTACAAAAACCAAAATATAGTTTAGAAAATCTAAATTATGGAGAACTAAAAGAAAATAGTGTAATTTCATATAGGCTAGCTCAAAGTTTAAATGGTATGGCTTTGATAGATTTAATAGATGAAAAAGAGATTTTAAAAAACCAAGATATTGATGATAAAAATGGTGATGGAATAAGTGGAAAAGCAAATTTTGTATATTCACCAATTTCAAAAAAATATGAGCTAGGAAGATATACTCACAAAGCTAGTGTTGCAAAACTAAAAGAGCAAGTTGCATTTGCAGCTTCAAATGATATAGGACTTACAACAACAATTGAACCAAACAAAAAATGCACAAGCTTCCAAAAAGAGTGTTTAGAAGCTTCTAAAGCAAAAGAGATAATCGATCTTCCAGATGAAAGATTAGAAGCGATAACTTATTATTTAAGAAATCTAAAAACTTATAGTGCAAATAAAAACCGAAATGAGTATAAAGAGGGATTTGCTATTTTTGAAGCTATTAACTGTTCAAAGTGCCATATAAGTAGCTTTACGACAAAATTAGGTTTTGAAATATCTCCATTTTCAGACTTTTTACTTCATGATATGGGTGAAGATTTAGCAGATGGAAGAGTTGAATTTGAAGCAAATGAAAAAGAGTGGAGAACTGCACCACTATGGGGAATATCTTTGCATGAAAAAATAACAAAAAACAGACCTAGACTGCTTCATGATGGAAGAGCTAGAAATTTTGAAGAAGCTATTTTATGGCATGGTGGAGAGGCTAAACAAAGCCGTGAATCATATATGAATTTAGATAAAAACCAAAGAGAAAAACTAATTAAATTTTTAGAGGAGTTATAG
- a CDS encoding imelysin family protein, with amino-acid sequence MRFTNKLLVSLSIAASLAISSGAVTSKNETTSNVSKNLSFLESYSNIALDNYTDALKDAKNLKISIDKFVSNPTQENLDSAKKAWLQARESYGSTEIFRLANGPIDSEDGWIAETYGALEGQINAWPLDENMIDYTIDADGKRTSGNIIDTIGKFNPGGEESKEVDVTKITVEALTELNENGGEANVSTGYHAIEFLLWGQDQDYNNFLEDKITNGAMVAGLRPLSDFTTDKDAKRRLEYLSVVTQKLVEDLSVVTSAWEKDIKGNAGLYRAALLGKLKGKEKDKNLDKKETMKQIIAGMGVFIKSELANERVAVAVLTPSEEDEHSCFSDNTHRDLVKNYEGFKNILTSTYNGKKYGESLLDSLNKDDKNRVLKLMSDIEEKIDSVDKIAKTQAHFDYQIRPEHPQAKVLVKLKNELRKLGDEMITVAKANNIKLSTDDVTDPEETKL; translated from the coding sequence ATGAGATTTACTAATAAGCTTTTAGTCTCTTTATCAATTGCTGCTTCTTTAGCAATAAGTTCAGGTGCTGTTACTTCAAAAAACGAGACAACTTCTAATGTTTCAAAAAACTTATCATTTCTTGAAAGCTATTCAAATATAGCTCTTGACAATTACACAGATGCACTAAAAGATGCAAAGAATTTAAAAATTTCTATTGATAAATTTGTTTCAAATCCAACTCAAGAAAATCTTGATAGTGCAAAAAAAGCTTGGTTACAAGCAAGAGAGTCATATGGAAGTACTGAAATTTTTAGGCTTGCAAATGGTCCAATTGATTCTGAAGATGGTTGGATAGCAGAAACTTATGGTGCCTTAGAGGGACAAATTAATGCTTGGCCACTTGATGAAAATATGATTGATTATACTATTGATGCAGATGGAAAAAGAACATCGGGAAATATTATAGATACTATTGGAAAGTTTAATCCAGGTGGTGAAGAATCAAAAGAAGTTGATGTTACAAAAATTACAGTTGAAGCTTTAACAGAACTTAACGAAAATGGTGGAGAAGCAAATGTTTCAACTGGTTACCATGCTATTGAGTTCTTGCTTTGGGGACAAGATCAAGATTATAACAACTTCTTAGAAGATAAAATTACAAACGGCGCAATGGTAGCTGGTTTAAGACCACTTAGTGATTTTACAACAGACAAAGATGCAAAAAGAAGATTAGAGTATTTAAGTGTTGTTACACAAAAATTAGTTGAAGATTTAAGTGTTGTTACAAGTGCTTGGGAAAAAGATATTAAAGGTAATGCTGGACTTTATAGAGCGGCTCTTTTGGGTAAATTAAAAGGTAAAGAAAAAGATAAAAATTTAGATAAAAAAGAGACAATGAAACAAATTATTGCTGGAATGGGTGTATTTATAAAATCTGAACTTGCAAACGAAAGAGTTGCTGTTGCTGTTTTAACTCCTAGCGAAGAAGATGAGCACTCTTGCTTCTCTGATAATACTCATAGAGATTTAGTAAAAAACTATGAAGGATTTAAAAATATTTTAACTTCTACATACAATGGTAAAAAATATGGAGAATCTCTACTTGATTCACTAAATAAAGATGATAAAAACAGAGTTTTAAAACTTATGAGTGATATTGAAGAAAAAATAGATAGTGTAGATAAAATTGCAAAAACGCAAGCTCACTTTGACTACCAAATCAGACCAGAGCATCCACAAGCAAAAGTTTTAGTAAAACTTAAAAATGAGCTAAGAAAATTAGGTGATGAGATGATAACTGTTGCAAAAGCAAATAATATCAAACTATCAACAGATGATGTTACAGATCCAGAAGAGACAAAACTGTAA